A window of Oncorhynchus tshawytscha isolate Ot180627B linkage group LG10, Otsh_v2.0, whole genome shotgun sequence contains these coding sequences:
- the dusp28 gene encoding dual specificity phosphatase 28, with product MLQPQLQLCKVTNALFISNARSACTDDLIQQEAVTLCINVSKQQPFPESSRIAALRVPVYDDPTEDLYRYFDSCADAIRDEASKGGHTVVYCKNGRSRSATICVAYLMKYRKLSLAEAFTKVRTSRSVVDPNSGFWAQLERYEQELKKRRGEVDNAPT from the exons ATGCTCCAGCCGCAGCTCCAGCTGTGCAAGGTCACCAACGCGCTGTTCATCAGTAACGCACGCTCGGCCTGCACTGACGACCTCATCCAGCAGGAGGCAGTGACGCTGTGCATCAACGTGTCCAAGCAGCAGCCCTTCCCCGAGTCATCACGCATCGCTGCGCTGCGTGTGCCCGTCTACGACGACCCCACTGAGGACCTGTACCGCTACTTTGATAGCTGTGCAGACGCTATCCGGGATGAGGCATCCAAGGGAGGCCACACCGTCGTCTATTGCAAGAATGGCCGCAGCCGCTCGGCCACCATCTGCGTGGCGTACCTCATGAAGTACCGCAAGCTCTCATTGGCTGAGGCGTTTACG AAAGTGAGGACTTCACGCTCAGTGGTGGACCCCAACTCGGGATTCTGGGCCCAGCTGGAAAGATATGAGCAAGAGCTGAAAAAGAGGCGGGGGGAGGTGGACAACGCCCCAACCTAA
- the proca gene encoding vitamin K-dependent protein C, translated as MGELFLCVTAALALWSASALSTSVFSSGPEAHMLLRSKRANTFLEELKPPSMERECLEERCEFEEAREIFIAREATLEFWTVYTDGNQCISNPCVNGTCVDLYQSYACRCNLGFEGKDCNQPSTATNCAIANGGCDHECQNHKDGLRRTCSCVQGYRLHQNSRHCVPEGAHSCGQILVAKTSYSKPIQGLLPWLVGGEMGKKGESPWQALVLNAKGKFHCGGVLIDENWVLTAAHCLTSSLRFSVRLGDYERYKLEGTEVTVPVIKTFSHPNYDKVTVDNDIALLRLASPVSFSEYILPACLPSRALAQGVLHLNGTRTVVTGWGKEEQNSQRFTSALNFIEVPLVEHELCARQMVNNVTGNVLCAGVLGRREDACEGDSGGPMVTLYRDTWFLIGLVSWGEGCGDEEKLGIYTKVSNYNEWIESVRKG; from the exons ATGGGCGAGCTTTTCCTCTGTGTGACTGCGGCTCTCGCTTTGTGGTCGGCTTCAGCTCTCAGCACATCAG TGTTTTCCAGCGGTCCTGAGGCCCACATGCTTCTGCGCTCCAAAAGGGCCAACACCTTCCTGGAGGAACTGAAGCCTCCATCGATGGAGCGGGAATGCCTGGAGGAGAGATGTGAGTTTGAGGAGGCAAGGGAGATTTTCATAGCCAGGGAAGCCACG TTGGAATTCTGGACGGTTTATACAG ATGGAAATCAGTGCATTTCAAACCCATGTGTGAATGGGACCTGTGTGGACCTCTACCAGTCCTATGCCTGCCGCTGCAATTTAGGATTTGAGGGAAAAGACTGCAACCAAC CTAGcacagccactaattgtgcaataGCCAACGGTGGTTGTGACCATGAGTGCCAAAACCACAAGGATGGCCTGAGGCGTACCTGCAGCTGTGTCCAGGGATACCGTCTCCACCAAAACTCTAGACACTGTGTCCCCGAAG GTGCCCACTCCTGTGGGCAGATACTAGTGGCCAAGACCTCCTACAGTAAACCCATTCAAGGACTACTGCCCTGGCTGGTAGGGGGAGAAATGGGCAAGAAGGGGGAGAGCCCCTGGCAG GCTCTTGTGTTGAATGCAAAGGGGAAGTTTCACTGCGGAGGGGTCTTGATTGATGAGAACTGGGTCCTCACCGCAGCCCATTGCCTGACCAGTAGCCTTCGCTTCAGCGTCAGACTGG GTGACTACGAGCGCTATAAGTTGGAGGGCACCGAAGTCACCGTGCCGGTGATCAAGACCTTCTCTCACCCGAACTATGACAAAGTCACGGTGGACAACGACATCGCCCTGCTGCGCCTagcctctcctgtctccttctccGAGTACATCCTCCCGGCATGCCTCCCTAGCCGCGCTCTGGCCCAGGGTGTGCTCCACCTCAACGGCACACGCACAGTGGTGACGGGTTGGGGCAAGGAGGAGCAGAACTCCCAGCGCTTCACCTCAGCCCTCAACTTCATCGAGGTGCCGCTGGTGGAGCATGAGCTGTGTGCCCGTCAGATGGTCAACAACGTGACAGGCAATGTTCTGTGCGCTGGTGTGCTAGGACGGCGGGAGGACGCATGCGAGGGTGACAGTGGCGGCCCAATGGTCACCTTGTACCGTGATACCTGGTTCCTCATCGGCCTAGTGTCCTGGGGTGAGGGCTGTGGTGACGAGGAAAAACTGGGCATCTACACCAAGGTCTCCAACTACAATGAGTGGATTGAGAGTGTGCGGAAGGGGTGA